The genomic window TTGTTAAttccatttctgtttctttcatagTTCTCCTTTTGTTTCCTTACTATCCTTTAGtgatctcatttcatttataaaaacattcttgaactcttttcttttaaactcttgcttcacctcttccagaaattctagttGTGTTTTCCTTTAAGGCTTTTCTTAtagatattttggagtcattctcttctgggtTTATTTCTTGAGCAGTCCTGTGATATATGGtggggtttctttttttatttgctcattccTCTAGAGCAAGGAAACATGTACTGTGCAAAAATCCAGCATTCAGTTGACAGAGAGCTAGCTAAAAGGGGAGAAACCAGCTAATGTGCTTTTATCCAGTCAAAGTAAGACATTATAAGTCAGCTTAGTTTTAGTAGAAGCCTACATGCCTGAGCATTTCTTCACAAAGTGAAACCATATCAAAAATACATCCTGTCCCAAGTCATTCATACACcattgtatttactttgtgtctTTACCATTTAATGGTTTCCCTTTTTCATTAAAATGAggggaaagttttcatttttataaataaccaatatttctttaatttcagtACGGCACGTGTGGGTCACACAGGAATGCTTGTAGATCACCTGGTGGAAAATATTGTTGCTGCTGTAGGTGTGCTTTCAGAAAAGCTGCCCGAGGTACCGTGCTTTGGTTGTGCTGATTATTACTGTCTTAGTGGATGTTCTTTAGAAGGCATgctattttgaatttttctttatttacagAAGTGGGAGAGTGTAAAAATTCTTCACCTGAAAACAGAAaagtctctttcccttccagtctTTTCTTCATTTGTCTCCCATTTGGGTACTCAGAGAAGTAAGGTAAGTAGTAGATCAAGAGTTAACCTTAGATATGGATGATATAAAACTGCTAAAAGTTGAACCTCCTTTTAACTGTAATGTAAGAAACAACCAGTATGTCCCTGGTATTGTAGTTAAGAGTTTTCATTAAAGGTTTTTTGATGATTTTAAGATACTTTTGTATCCATGCTACCACATCTGTGTGAGATGACTGTTTTTCTTGCCAGGATCAGTTGGGTTTGGAGGCTGATAGCCATTTGAAGACCACATTGACTGGGAATGTCTCTAGGTTTGGGGGAAATGACAGCTTTCCGCTTTGCAGGTGGTCACATCCCCTTCATCTTTGTTTCCCCACATGGGGACAGCTTGGGGTGAGCACTTGTCTTGGCACCAGAAGAAACCTTACTGAGCTCCAAGTCTTGTCTGCCACTGGGCATGTGACTAGAGCGGGTTCCTGACCCCCCCAGGttgattttctcatcttcaaaatagaTCTGTTAATTTGGGTCCTTGACCAGGTTTTATGAGGAAAGTGATAGATATGTGAATTATAGTAGTTGTTATTTCATGAGGTCCTTAGTATTTGCACAAAACAGTACAGGGAAAGGATTCGTTTTATTGCTTCTGGCAGAGGGTTAGTTTGAAGTTATTGGTAAGGTTTGAGAATAGGCTCCGCGTAATTCATACACCTACAGATGCTATTACAGGTGGCCCCCGAAGGGGTTTTGGTATTAAAGATTGCCACTGACACTTTAGAATGAGAtgaattttgaaatggaaatgctCAAAActaaaatttttctcattttcgcTGATTGatagaagcaaaagcaaaacaaaaaagtggCCCGCAAGCCTGCTCCAACGGCAGTGAAGCCTGAAAGTGAGTGTGCTTTGGATGGTCATGACCTAGAGGCAGAGAAGATGGACAGAGCAGAGCCTGACTCTGACGATGAGATTCCACAGCTAGTTCCAGTTCAAACAACATCTCCTCAAAAGCGCCCAAAGGtaattttgttgctttttaaaaaaaaaatgcatatgtatttatttaaaagaaacctttctatgcaaaattttaaagtaaaaagtaATTTGATAAGAAAGGCCCAAGCATTGGGAAACTTGCCTTATTTTAGGTTTTCACACCTAATGGCTTTAGTTAATGAAATACAAATCTGGAAAAgtagtccattttttaaaatgtggtgaAAAAAGTTCAGTAAAGAAATTTTTCAGTGGCTAAGAGTTCTTATTTCTGTATTATGGTTCTATGAAATACTAACCCTAGTTAGAAGTCTTGATTATTAGCAGCTAATTCATGAGAATTTCAAACACCATTTCCAAAAATGGTTGGGTAGGATCTCCCCTTTAAATGTGTCCTGTCTTTCTTAGAGCACTTTTGAAGCTATAGAATTTGGACTGGGTAGTGATTTCCTCATTCTAGATCAAATCATACTCCATGTTCTAGGTTCTAGCTTCCTTTGTCCCACATTCTATAACTTTTTTTCCTCCTGCCTGAGGTTCCAGGTGGGCTGATTAAAAGAGCCTAAGGCCCTTGTTCTTCAATATGAATTGGCTCTTTTTTCAGAAGGTGCTTTATAATCTTAATTTCTATACATAGCATCCATTGGTGAATGGAGAGCTTCAGTTGTaaggatgaggaaagtgaggcaccaAAGGATTAGGCAAGTATAGAGTCTGAATTTATGTCTAAATTTTCTGACTGTCCATGTGTCCAGCATGACCCCATATCTGCCTCCTGTGGCAAGTGAAAGGGCAACCCATCCTTGGAGGGCACAAGAGGGATCTTCTATGATTAGTTATGGAAACATGGGGGGGATATGCTGGGATAATCTGAGTTTCTTGTGGGAATGTGCTGGAAATCACATCCTACTCTCATTGAGGAATGGGAACTACTTGTTTATTGCATAGGCTTAATTAGATGGTCTTTCTCTTTATCAGCTTCAGAAAGCAGGCCTAACAAAGGAACCTGCAGAAGAAAGCCTCAGTGCTGAAACACCACAAGCTAAAGCTCCTGGTAAAAAGAGGAAGGCCTCCATGGCTCTGGGGACTCCAAAAGAGACTACACCACAAGCTAAAACTCCTGGTGAAAAGAGGAAGTCCTCCTTGGCTCTGATGACTCCAAAAGAGATTACACCACAAGCTAAAACTCCTGGTGAAAAGAAGAAGGCCTTCATGGCTCTGGCGACTCCAAAAGAGACTACACCACAAGCTAAAACTCCTGGTGAAAAGAGGAAGGTCTCCATGGCTCTGGAGATTCCAAAAGAGATTACGTCACAAGCTAAAACTCCTGGTGAAAAGAAGAACGCCTCCATGGCTCTGGAGATTCCAAAAGAAATTACACCACAAGCTAAAACTCCTGGTAAAAAGAGAAGGGCCTCCATGGCTCTGGCAACTCCGAAAGAGATTACATCACAAGCTAAAACTCCTGGTGAAAAGAGGAACGCCTCCATGGCTCTGGAGATTCCAAAAGAGATTACACCACAAGCTAAAACTCCTGGTAAAAAGAGAAGGGCCTCCATGGCTCTGGCAACTCCGAAAGAGATTACACCACAAACTAAAACTCCTGGTGAAAAGAGGAACGCCTCCATGGCTCTGGAGATTCCAAAAGAGATTACACCACAAGCTAAAACTCCTGGTAAAAAGAGAAGGGCCTCCATGGCTCTGGAGATTCCAAAAGAGATTACATCACAAGCTAAAACTCCTGGTGAAAAGAGGAACGCCTCCATGGCTCTGGAGATTCCAAAAGAGATTACACCACAAGCTAAAACTCCTGGTAAAAAGAGAAGGGCCTCCATGGCTCTGGCAACTCCGAAAGAGATTACACCACAAACTAAAACTCCTGGTGAAAAGAGGAATGCCTCCATGGCTCTGGAGATTCCAAAAGAGATTACACCACAAGCTAAAACTCCTGGTGGAAAGAGGAAGGCCTCCATGGCTCTGGAGACTCCAAAAGAGATTACGCCACAAGCTAAAACTCCTGGTGGAAAGAGGAAGGCCTCCAAGGCTCTGGGAAC from Notamacropus eugenii isolate mMacEug1 chromosome 1, mMacEug1.pri_v2, whole genome shotgun sequence includes these protein-coding regions:
- the LOC140504753 gene encoding LOW QUALITY PROTEIN: uncharacterized protein (The sequence of the model RefSeq protein was modified relative to this genomic sequence to represent the inferred CDS: deleted 2 bases in 1 codon) encodes the protein MGAVTEEKKPPLVSQEQIKKAVEALLAYMKNKQNANTLLLNENENMFLMVTLWKIPPNGKEIRIPLPHAIRPDTKEVCLFTKDESNLTSEQTENFYKQLLKKNGITSITEVIPYKKLKHEYKPYEAKRRLLSSFDLFLADERIRRLLPSHIGKHFYRRKKVPVSVDLTTKNLSKHINRIVQGTSLTVTNHGCCNTARVGHTGMLVDHLVENIVAAVGVLSEKLPEKWESVKILHLKTEKSLSLPVFSSFVSHLGTQRSKKQKQNKKVARKPAPTAVKPESECALDGHDLEAEKMDRAEPDSDDEIPQLVPVQTTSPQKRPKLQKAGLTKEPAEESLSAETPQAKAPGKKRKASMALGTPKETTPQAKTPGEKRKSSLALMTPKEITPQAKTPGEKKKAFMALATPKETTPQAKTPGEKRKVSMALEIPKEITSQAKTPGEKKNASMALEIPKEITPQAKTPGKKRRASMALATPKEITSQAKTPGEKRNASMALEIPKEITPQAKTPGKKRRASMALATPKEITPQTKTPGEKRNASMALEIPKEITPQAKTPGKKRRASMALEIPKEITSQAKTPGEKRNASMALEIPKEITPQAKTPGKKRRASMALATPKEITPQTKTPGEKRNASMALEIPKEITPQAKTPGGKRKASMALETPKEITPQAKTPGGKRKASKALGTPEQIIKASAELKKTPVTGTSKTKDPNPKKPEKKSNSSVDVKALENRYPRS